The Synchiropus splendidus isolate RoL2022-P1 chromosome 1, RoL_Sspl_1.0, whole genome shotgun sequence genome includes a window with the following:
- the LOC128771238 gene encoding ankyrin repeat domain-containing protein SOWAHB-like, whose amino-acid sequence MAADLTQDAVLHFLQSKGGSVKNADLLLHFRGFLRDHADKERNRDLFKKFVNSVATVKQEEGVSYVVLRKKFREHVSSEGGGVVDPGKRRTKPQQRVEVPPAPSAQPANKTVLPVAGIMLTNNNNVETNFNLQHRTRSPPAPAGLTPAATRPQTSDLLTPPGQKKVGFGPGVAPASQTKERVTEPEVSLRQDPGHLKVSPRRVRHRQSYKTAVSQDDEEEEEEEEEEVVLGASVDPVTSLPGLITVAHSLPAERLPPKIYIQDVAAEPPRAGGPDQTGSAQVTPRPSLPSYAAAVRPADGAAALLPHSQFAAGHLQPMRGGSPDQRSGLPSTSSSLFSPSPKSLSPTSAMSASPKGPSRNRSLDDLQAAAGGTHHSQGLLVHEVLQRAQSPDRRPAAVPAELEASAPWHRSADRLHDKQEFKPSVSPLHHSTEYLHKDPHSLAAGLGWHRSTGDLYDDGESSEGSTSSPPMRPVAAKRLSSRLRNRMCRSLGANLDQLLPEEEAAAAGSEAARLNRLHMISSSLSLRYNLSSSSLSSCSTPPRSQSFADLDEALDVKGGRRSLPAASSTKQSLVPLEAREHAWLVKGAAGAWPDIYSLFREDSSLLNRRDFISGFTVLHWIAKHGDHRVLNTLWYGVEKAGLTLDVNARSTCGHTPLHIAAIHNNKNMLRLLVKKFDADVKLRDTAGKRAWQYLNKASPADVCQLLGAPARFGKDAEGAARAVPGIEPRQQRPRRRRRHYLSTASGERPLTIGGTTKVKRSSSIAAFLKHRSLGLRLEHKSDSSY is encoded by the exons ATGGCCGCGGATTTGACGCAGGACGCGGTGCTTCACTTCCTCCAGAGCAAAGGAGGTTCGGTGAAAAATGCCGACCTGCTGCTGCACTTCCGCGGATTCTTGCGGGACCACGCAGACAAGGAGCGGAACCGAGACCTCTTCAAAAAGTTCGTCAACTCCGTGGCCACTGTCAAGCAAGAGGAGGGGGTCTCTTATGTGGTTCTGAGGAAGAAGTTTCGGGAGCATGTGTCCTCGGAGGGTGGAGGTGTGGTGGACCCGGGGAAGCGTCGGACTAAACCGCAGCAGCGGGTGGAGGTACCGCCCGCTCCGTCGGCTCAACCTgccaacaaaactgttctcccGGTGGCGGGAATCATGctgaccaacaacaacaatgtggaGACTAACTTCAACCTGCAACACAGAACCAGGAGTCCACCAGCACCTGCAGGTCTGACCCCCGCTGCCACTCGCCCTCAGACCTCAGACCTCCTCACTCCACCCGGCCAGAAGAAAGTTGGCTTCGGACCTGGTGTCGCACCTGCATCACAGACCAAAGAGCGAGTCACTGAGCCTGAGGTCAGTCTCCGTCAGGACCCTGGTCACCTCAAAGTTTCTCCGCGCAGAGTGAGACACAGACAGAGCTACAAAACTGCAGTCTCTcaagatgatgaggaggaggaggaggaggaggaagaagaggtggTCCTGGGGGCCTCTGTGGATCCGGTCACTTCCTTACCTGGACTCATCACTGTGGCTCATTCTCTCCCCGCTGAGAGACTGCCTCCCAAAATTTACATCCAAGATGTGGCAGCCGAACCTCCCAGGGCTGGTGGACCTGACCAGACTGGGTCAGCACAAGTGACCCCCAGACCAAGCCTCCCCTCTtatgcagcagcagtgagaccGGCTGACGGGGCTGCAGCGTTACTGCCCCACTCACAGTttgctgctggacacctgcagcCCATGAGGGGCGGGAGCCCAGATCAGAGGTCCGGACTGCCATCCACCTCCAGCAGCCTCTTCTCACCATCTCCGAAATCGTTGTCGCCGACCAGTGCAATGTCAGCCTCCCCTAAAGGTCCGAGTCGGAACCGCAGCCTTGATGACCTTCAGGCCGCAGCAG GTGGAACTCACCACAGTCAGGGGCTCCTGGTCCATGAAGTCCTCCAACGGGCTCAAAGTCCTGACCGCCGGCCTGCAGCCGTCCCAGCTGAGCTTGAAGCCAGCGCACCGTGGCATCGCTCTGCAGACCGTCTCCATGACAAACAGGAGTTCAAGCCCAGCGTGTCGCCCCTGCACCATTCCACTGAGTACCTCCACAAGGACCCGCACTCCTTGGCTGCTGGCTTGGGCTGGCACCGCTCCACAG GCGACCTCTATGATGACGGTGAGTCCAGCGAGGGCTCCACCTCCTCGCCGCCAATGCGACCCGTTGCCGCCAAGCGTCTCAGCAGCAGACTGCGTAACCGAATGTGCCGCAGCCTCGGCGCGAATCTGGACCAACTCCTGCCGGAGGAGGAGGCCGcggcagcaggaagtgaagcgGCTCGACTGAACCGCTTGCACATGATCTCCTCGTCGCTGAGCCTGCGATACAACCTGTCGTCCTCATCGCTGTCGTCCTGCTCCACGCCGCCTCGCAGCCAAAGTTTCGCTGACTTGGATGAAGCGCTGGACGTGAAAGGAGGCAGGAGGAGTCTCCCGGCCGCCTCCTCCACCAAACAG TCCCTGGTTCCTCTGGAGGCCAGAGAGCACGCCTGGCTGGTGAAGGGGGCAGCAGGAGCCTGGCCAGACATCTACTCCTTGTTCAGAGAGGATTCGTCGCTCCTCAACAGACGGGACTTCATCTCGGGCTTCACCGTGCTGCACTGGATCGCCAAGCATGGCGACCACAGAGTCCTCAACACGCTCTG GTACGGTGTTGAAAAGGCAGGTCTGACTCTGGACGTCAACGCCAGGTCGACGTGCGGCCACACGCCTCTCCACATCGCCGCcatccacaacaacaaaaacatgcttcGGCTGCTCGTGAAGAAGTTTGACGCCGATGTGAAGCTGCGGGACACGGCGGGGAAGCGAGCCTGGCAGTACCTCAACAAGGCGTCCCCAGCGGATGTCTGTCAGCTGTTGGGAGCGCCAGCGCGCTTTGGCAAAGACGCTGAAGGGGCGGCCAGAGCTGTGCCGGGAATCGAACCACGCCAGCAGAGGCCCCGTCGCCGCCGACGCCACTACTTGTCCACCGCCTCGGGAGAGAGACCGCTGACCATTGGAGGTACGACTAAGGTCAAACGATCGTCCTCAATAGCAGCGTTTCTGAAGCACAGGTCGCTGGGTCTTCGTCTAGAGCACAAGTCCGACTCCTCTTATTGA